The Daucus carota subsp. sativus chromosome 2, DH1 v3.0, whole genome shotgun sequence genome includes a window with the following:
- the LOC135150435 gene encoding uncharacterized protein LOC135150435: MWNKLVVTYEGTTDIKDSRMDTLIQEYENFKLQDGENIIDMETRFTRIIDELSQLGKNYTQNEKNHRVLKSLPPSSKVNVTTIKEMHNLNDYHIDNLFGNLRAYEEDNVPDIVVPKVEDKKKNMTLKSILIDEDENDEDLNEEIQNLDESEIALLTRQLRHVLQSKAQRYGKGFLKSNNQQRVFNSNGRPNYSQNYSPNYKSNFPTNSGYKGKNNQSPNGYNNAITGNNNNYTPPKPKEQNPEETQYVCFECKQPGHYERECPKLSKGRILVAENGWDLSEDEESPEASEEVVNLCLMAIEDASTSTNISTTNQEECLVAKQNMWYLDSGCSRHMTGNKSLLNDIKKVTAGVVTFGDSSKGNIIGIGDIGNEHFKIANVQLVTGLKYNLLSISQLCDNGYKVIFYPSHCSILNKDGKLVLTCPRSKNVYTCDISKHNNVCLITTQDDPWLWHRRLGHANMKLIKNISTNDHVRGIPKLNYQKIILVRLVKLASK; the protein is encoded by the exons atgtggaacaaattaGTGGTAACTTATGAAGGTACTACGGATATAAAAGACtctcgaatggatactttgatccaagaatacgagaactttaaactccaagatggagaaaatatcatcgatatggaaacaagatttactcGTATAATCGATGAATTATCTCAACTCGGGAAGAACTATactcaaaatgaaaagaatcatCGGGTTCTTAAATCTCTCCCTCCGAGTTCGAAAGTTAACGTCACTACTATTAAAGAGATGCATAATCTCAATGACTATCACATCGATAATCTATTCGGAAACCTTCGTGCTTACGAGGAAGATAATGTTCCGGATATTGTTGTTCCCAAAGTGGAAGACAAGAAGAAGAATATGacattaaaatccatattaatcgatgaagatgaaaatgatgaagatTTAAATGAGGAAATTCAAAATCTCGATGAAAGCGAAATTGCCTTACTAACGAGACAACTTCGTCATGTGCTTCAAAGTAAAGCTCAAAGGTACggaaaaggcttccttaaatcaaataaccaacaaagagtttttaactctaatggaaggcctaattactctcaaaattattcTCCTAACTATAAGAGTAATTTTCCTACCAACTCGGGCTATAAAGGCAAAAATAACCAAAGTCCGAATGGCTATAATAATGCCATCACGGgcaacaataataattacactcctccaaaaccaaaagaacaaaatccggAGGAAACACAATATGTGTGTTTCGAGTGTAAACAACCGGGTCACTATGAACGAGAATGTCCTAAACTCTCTAAAGGTCGAATTCTCGTGGCTGAAAAcggttgggatttaagtgaagatgaggAATCTCCCGAagcaagtgaagaagtggttaaTCTATGTTTGATGGCAATCGAGGATGCTTCTACATCAACGAATATCTCCACTACTAACCAAGAG GAATGCCTTGTTGCTAAGCAAAACATGTGGTACCtcgatagtggttgttcaaggcaCATGACGGGAAACAAATCTCTTTTGAACGACATTAAAAAGGTAACCGCAGGAGTTGTCACGTTTGGAGATAGCAGCAAAGGTAATATTATTGGCATTGGGGATATTGGAAATGAACATTTTAAGATTGCCAATGTGCAACTAGTTACGGGACTTAAGTATAACCTACTTTCGATAAGTCAATTGTGCGATAATGGTTATAAGGTAATTTTCTATCCATCTCATTGTTCGATTCttaataaggatggaaaattagtCCTTACTTGTCCTCGTAGTAAAAATGTGTATACTTGTGATATAAGCAAGCACAATAATGTATGTCTAATCACTACTCAAGATGAtccttggttatggcatcgaagATTAGGACATGCTAATATGAAGTTGATTAAGAATATATCAACGAATGATCATGTTCGAGGTATACCAAAGTTGAATTACCAAAAGATCATACTTGTGAGGCTTGTGAAATTGGCAAGCAAATAA